The following proteins come from a genomic window of Bradysia coprophila strain Holo2 unplaced genomic scaffold, BU_Bcop_v1 contig_138, whole genome shotgun sequence:
- the LOC119074044 gene encoding maltose O-acetyltransferase-like, producing the protein MDTNMPPVKPFPDHPDPKEYLHLSEWEKMLNGFPYRPFHSSFQEPRLRCRELVQKYNRTSYNDEKTRRSILDDLFHPSCKANKSMYIEPNFRCDYGANIKVGDYFYANFDCVILDCALVEFGSNCMLAPGVHVYAATHPLNAAYRQLTDMPNYYELAAPVKIGNNCWLGGGCIINPGVTLGNNVIVGAGAVVTKSFPDNVVIGGNPAKIIRHMPEPSPDSEPFWKNMDGISGNLMDLE; encoded by the exons ATGGACACAAATATGCCACCGGTGAAACCATTTCCAGACCATCCAGATCCGAAGGAGTATCTCCATTTGTCGGAATGggagaaaatgttaaatggaTTTCCATACCGGCCCTTTCACAGCAGCTTTCAGGAGCCGAGACTACGTTGCAGAGAACTAGTTCAAAAGTACAATCGAACATCGTACAACGATGAGAAAACGCGACGTTCCATTTTGGACGATTTGTTCCATCCCTCGTGCAAGGCCAACAAATCCATGTACATTGAGCCGAATTTCCGGTGCGATTACGGAGCAAATATCAAGGTTGGTGACTATTTTTATGCGAACTTTGATTGTGTCATACTGGACTGTGCTCTCGTTGAATTTGGAAGTAACTGTATGCTGGCACCCGGCGTTCATGTTTACGCTGCTACACATCCTTTGAATGCAGCCTACAGACAATTGACGGATATgccaaattattatgaattgGCAGCCCCAGTCAAAATTGGGAACAACTGTTGGCTAGGCGGTGGTTGCATTATCAATCCTGGG GTCACTCTCGGAAACAACGTTATTGTTGGAGCTGGTGCTGTGGTCACAAAATCATTTCCCGACAATGTTGTTATCGGTGGAAATCCGGCTAAAATAATTCGACATATGCCCGAACCATCACCGGACTCCGAACCGTTTTGGAAGAATATGGATGGAATCAGTGGAAATCTGATGGACTTGGAATGA